A single region of the Salipaludibacillus sp. LMS25 genome encodes:
- a CDS encoding DUF2628 domain-containing protein, whose translation MTQQQPFSEHDFLAESDNIQPLIASNVTYYINKWHASPAPFSFSGWNWAAFFLAPFWLAYRHMYGSLLITSLTYFMCQLLVTYLPLTTYLGLSQEVSNTLAVVWQISYPIMIHLFYGWKGNALYARRIAMLAQWKKGLRDKPLAPLFSKSGTSTVSAILIPFMLLLICSLSLFVTKEALTPPLPPGVYIFSDDDPPPSVMREATLYPVFEKYSARINFVYIGEKPVEGRLFTIRLYYKADESMEWEVEREREYNIFTSSRVVLDVIDAEDPAVKTGRYRLVIYVEDEAEAEAQFTIAPPSH comes from the coding sequence ATGACCCAGCAACAACCATTCTCAGAACATGACTTTTTAGCTGAAAGTGACAATATCCAACCTCTTATTGCATCTAATGTCACTTATTATATCAACAAATGGCATGCATCACCCGCTCCTTTTTCATTTAGTGGGTGGAATTGGGCTGCTTTTTTCTTAGCACCATTCTGGCTCGCCTATAGACACATGTATGGAAGTCTTCTTATCACCTCTCTCACCTATTTTATGTGTCAACTTCTCGTTACGTATCTACCGTTAACAACTTATTTAGGTTTAAGCCAAGAGGTTAGTAACACTCTCGCTGTTGTTTGGCAAATCAGTTATCCTATTATGATCCATCTTTTTTACGGTTGGAAAGGAAATGCGCTTTATGCCCGTAGAATAGCCATGCTCGCTCAATGGAAAAAAGGGCTACGAGACAAGCCGTTAGCACCTTTATTTTCTAAGTCAGGTACGTCAACGGTCAGTGCCATCTTAATACCTTTCATGTTATTACTGATCTGCAGCCTATCATTATTTGTTACAAAAGAAGCCCTTACTCCGCCTCTTCCGCCTGGTGTTTATATCTTCTCTGATGATGACCCGCCCCCATCTGTTATGAGGGAGGCCACGTTATATCCGGTTTTTGAAAAATATTCTGCGAGAATTAACTTCGTCTATATTGGAGAAAAACCTGTAGAAGGCCGGCTATTTACTATACGCCTTTATTATAAAGCTGATGAGAGCATGGAATGGGAGGTTGAAAGAGAAAGAGAATACAACATTTTCACATCCAGTAGAGTTGTACTTGATGTCATTGATGCCGAAGATCCTGCAGTTAAAACAGGCCGTTACCGTTTGGTCATCTATGTGGAGGATGAAGCCGAAGCCGAAGCTCAATTCACCATTGCGCCTCCTAGTCACTGA
- a CDS encoding metalloregulator ArsR/SmtB family transcription factor, which produces MTDTCDIYCVDDGKVADIKAAIDDTIVQGTSRIFKVLADDTRLKVAYALTIQKELCVCDVAEVIGSSTATASHHLRALKKQGLAQFRKEGKLAYYRLDDDHVIQLIQTAVEHEKEGKADV; this is translated from the coding sequence ATGACAGATACGTGTGACATATATTGTGTAGATGACGGTAAAGTAGCTGATATTAAAGCAGCAATCGATGATACAATCGTTCAAGGGACGAGTAGAATTTTTAAGGTTTTGGCAGATGATACCCGATTAAAAGTAGCTTATGCGTTGACGATACAAAAGGAATTGTGTGTATGTGATGTGGCAGAAGTTATAGGAAGCTCTACAGCTACGGCGTCTCACCATTTACGAGCGTTAAAAAAACAAGGACTTGCACAATTCCGCAAAGAAGGAAAACTTGCTTATTATAGGTTGGATGATGACCATGTGATCCAACTTATTCAGACCGCTGTCGAGCATGAGAAAGAAGGGAAAGCGGATGTCTAA
- a CDS encoding heavy metal translocating P-type ATPase, giving the protein MSNEQQFKIDGFSCANCAARFERNVKNLPGVKEAKVNFPAEKIVIDGEISITELEQAGAFENLKVRSTDEEETKERRSFWHKNRLQVSLSAILAALGWTFHFILHDQHVLPVTLFLISIIVGGYAMFWQGLKNIRQLVFDMKTLMTIAIIGAALIGEWGEAAVVVVLFAISEALETYSMDKARKSIRSLVEKGPKEARVITHGQEEMVLVEDVRIGTEISVRPGEKIPLDGDIIAGTSTLNEAAITGESIPVDKTIDDPVYAGTLNEEGLLTIRVTKYVKDTTLAKIIHLVEEAQGERAPAQQFIDKFAAYYTPVIMLLAFLLMVGPPLLLNAPWEEWIYLGLATLVVGCPCALVISTPVAIVTAIGNSAKQGILIKGGVYLEKAGKLNSLAFDKTGTLTKGMPAVTDILPEDGVSGDDLLTIIYHVEKQSNHPLAKTLASYASEHLERLKDLPIANVEAITGKGVKADINGETVFAASPSYVKEHYPHTLSDVMQHKLQRLEQQGKTTVVIGTSSRLYGLAALRDDVREEARVVVSTLKQLGISELVMLTGDQRYTAEAIGQEAGEIRVVSNLLPDEKLLEIKSLKKKGKTIAMVGDGMNDAPALARADLGIAMGGTGTDTALETADIALMNDDLKKIPYLIKLSRKTLTIIKQNIAFSLGLKLLALMLVPFGWLTLWIAIMADMGATLLVTLNSLRLLKK; this is encoded by the coding sequence ATGTCTAATGAACAACAATTTAAAATAGATGGTTTTTCATGTGCAAACTGTGCCGCTCGGTTTGAAAGGAACGTGAAAAATCTTCCAGGTGTAAAAGAAGCAAAAGTAAATTTTCCTGCTGAAAAAATTGTCATAGATGGGGAGATATCTATCACAGAACTTGAGCAAGCAGGGGCATTTGAAAATTTAAAGGTAAGATCAACTGATGAGGAAGAAACGAAGGAACGCCGTTCTTTTTGGCATAAAAATCGATTACAAGTGTCTTTATCAGCTATACTAGCTGCGTTGGGATGGACTTTTCACTTTATATTACACGACCAGCATGTGCTTCCTGTCACATTATTTTTAATAAGTATCATCGTTGGTGGCTACGCCATGTTTTGGCAAGGGTTAAAAAATATACGTCAGCTCGTTTTTGATATGAAGACGCTCATGACCATTGCCATTATAGGGGCCGCCTTAATTGGGGAATGGGGGGAAGCCGCTGTTGTCGTCGTGTTATTTGCTATTAGTGAAGCTTTAGAAACGTATTCGATGGACAAAGCAAGAAAATCTATACGATCTTTAGTTGAGAAAGGTCCTAAAGAAGCAAGAGTTATAACTCACGGTCAAGAAGAGATGGTGTTAGTTGAAGATGTGAGGATAGGAACAGAGATCAGTGTAAGACCAGGGGAAAAAATTCCGTTGGACGGTGATATCATCGCTGGGACCTCCACACTAAACGAGGCGGCTATTACAGGGGAAAGTATACCTGTAGATAAAACGATCGATGACCCTGTTTATGCAGGAACATTAAATGAAGAAGGCCTATTAACAATTCGCGTCACAAAGTATGTGAAAGATACGACGTTAGCGAAGATTATTCATCTTGTAGAAGAAGCTCAAGGTGAAAGAGCTCCTGCACAACAATTTATTGATAAATTTGCTGCTTATTACACACCGGTCATTATGTTGCTGGCATTTCTTCTTATGGTTGGCCCACCACTCTTGCTGAATGCTCCTTGGGAGGAATGGATTTATCTTGGGCTTGCCACACTCGTTGTGGGATGTCCGTGTGCATTAGTGATTTCCACACCTGTGGCGATCGTGACAGCGATCGGTAACAGCGCAAAGCAAGGTATTCTTATAAAAGGTGGCGTTTACCTTGAAAAAGCAGGTAAGTTGAATTCGCTAGCCTTTGATAAAACAGGGACCTTGACTAAGGGGATGCCGGCAGTTACAGATATTTTGCCTGAGGATGGTGTGTCTGGAGATGACTTATTAACGATTATTTATCACGTTGAAAAGCAATCGAATCACCCACTAGCAAAGACATTAGCCTCTTACGCTTCTGAGCATTTGGAAAGACTAAAGGATCTTCCAATAGCGAATGTAGAAGCCATAACAGGAAAAGGGGTAAAGGCAGATATCAATGGGGAAACCGTCTTTGCAGCCAGTCCCTCCTATGTAAAAGAGCATTACCCTCACACACTTAGCGATGTGATGCAACATAAGCTTCAACGTCTTGAACAACAAGGGAAAACAACAGTTGTCATTGGAACATCCTCACGCCTTTATGGACTGGCGGCACTCAGAGATGATGTAAGAGAGGAAGCAAGAGTGGTCGTTTCTACCTTGAAGCAGCTAGGGATTTCAGAATTGGTGATGCTTACTGGAGATCAGCGCTACACTGCTGAAGCGATTGGTCAGGAAGCAGGAGAGATCCGTGTGGTGTCTAATCTTCTTCCCGACGAGAAGCTACTGGAGATTAAAAGTTTAAAAAAGAAAGGAAAGACGATTGCTATGGTAGGTGACGGCATGAACGATGCGCCTGCATTAGCTAGGGCAGACTTAGGTATAGCGATGGGTGGGACAGGAACAGATACGGCATTAGAGACAGCTGATATCGCCCTTATGAATGATGACTTAAAAAAAATTCCTTATCTTATTAAGTTAAGTAGAAAAACATTAACTATTATAAAGCAGAACATTGCGTTCTCACTCGGATTGAAGTTACTAGCCCTTATGCTCGTTCCTTTCGGATGGTTGACCTTATGGATCGCCATTATGGCAGATATGGGAGCAACCTTACTTGTCACATTGAATAGCTTACGCCTTTTAAAAAAATAG
- a CDS encoding flavin reductase family protein, translating into MLKSTSQLVLHSYPGLIALVTAKDDAQANMMAAGWHSYMSVAPPIYGVAIGKERFTYELIQKSGSFAINFVSAEYAHYIEIAGKTSGRDGDKLEKMMAKWQAGEATGAPILENAYVAYECTVRDCKAYGDHDWISGDIKLFYRNDDLFEENGLPNFTKLQIPLFLGQSHYLIADNGTTTKHIQLEPENTKSE; encoded by the coding sequence ATGCTAAAAAGTACATCTCAATTAGTATTACACAGCTATCCTGGACTCATTGCGCTCGTAACAGCCAAAGATGATGCTCAAGCAAATATGATGGCGGCTGGTTGGCATTCTTACATGTCCGTAGCACCCCCAATATACGGGGTAGCAATAGGAAAAGAACGGTTTACATATGAGCTTATTCAGAAAAGCGGTTCCTTTGCTATTAACTTTGTATCTGCAGAATATGCTCACTATATTGAAATTGCTGGAAAAACAAGCGGACGAGACGGGGATAAGCTGGAAAAAATGATGGCAAAGTGGCAGGCTGGTGAAGCGACTGGTGCGCCTATTCTCGAAAATGCCTATGTGGCTTACGAATGTACCGTAAGAGACTGTAAAGCATATGGGGACCACGATTGGATAAGTGGGGATATAAAACTGTTTTACAGAAATGACGATTTGTTTGAGGAAAATGGGTTACCGAATTTCACGAAACTGCAAATCCCACTTTTTCTTGGTCAGTCTCATTATTTAATTGCAGATAATGGCACAACGACGAAACACATTCAGCTTGAACCTGAAAACACTAAATCAGAATAA
- a CDS encoding GNAT family N-acetyltransferase, with product MAQHTSIILVCEENEELIGYIGAFGGTVKRTSHYAYLVLGVSEKHRGKGIASHLFEALFNWAKEKQLTRLELTVIKENTAAVHLYKKMGFNIEGEKKQSLMIDGKPVDE from the coding sequence TTGGCCCAACACACCTCAATCATACTCGTTTGCGAAGAAAATGAGGAGCTTATTGGCTATATCGGAGCTTTCGGCGGAACAGTAAAACGAACAAGCCATTATGCTTATTTAGTTTTAGGAGTTAGTGAGAAGCATCGTGGGAAAGGTATTGCCTCTCACTTATTTGAAGCGTTATTTAATTGGGCAAAGGAAAAGCAGCTGACACGACTCGAATTAACGGTCATAAAAGAAAATACGGCGGCCGTTCATTTATACAAAAAAATGGGGTTTAATATAGAAGGAGAGAAGAAACAGTCGTTAATGATTGACGGAAAACCTGTTGATGAATAG
- a CDS encoding GerMN domain-containing protein, producing the protein MKKLTGLCLALSFILLLTACNQNENTTSNENNASTDNNGDATNDIGNEDNANNEGNANENDAAVNSSSTEEANNNEENSDATEEAGTIDNLTLYFSDDQLMHTYRIKSGVSVADNEAGALEAMQLWAAGPTHSDLYPLLPEGTTVDSVEFDDESAYVSFSVEINEANFGSGGELMMTEQVAMMMEQFGYDKTVILIDGQEPGEILGHIESSEPIPANDPEDYEWID; encoded by the coding sequence ATGAAAAAGTTAACAGGTTTATGTCTTGCGTTAAGTTTCATTCTTTTACTCACAGCATGTAATCAGAACGAAAATACAACTTCTAATGAAAACAATGCTTCAACTGACAATAATGGTGATGCAACTAATGACATTGGTAATGAAGATAATGCTAATAATGAAGGAAATGCTAACGAAAACGATGCAGCTGTAAATAGTAGTTCGACAGAAGAAGCCAATAATAATGAGGAAAACAGTGATGCCACTGAAGAAGCAGGCACTATTGACAACCTGACACTTTATTTTTCTGATGATCAACTCATGCATACGTATCGCATAAAATCAGGTGTGAGTGTTGCAGATAACGAAGCTGGGGCATTAGAAGCTATGCAATTATGGGCAGCAGGGCCAACACATAGCGATTTATACCCTCTTTTACCTGAAGGAACAACAGTTGATTCTGTTGAATTCGATGACGAGTCCGCCTACGTGTCATTCTCTGTAGAGATTAATGAAGCTAACTTTGGCTCAGGCGGTGAGCTGATGATGACAGAGCAAGTTGCTATGATGATGGAGCAATTTGGCTATGATAAAACAGTTATCCTTATCGATGGCCAAGAGCCAGGTGAAATTTTAGGTCATATAGAATCTTCTGAACCAATTCCTGCTAATGATCCTGAAGATTATGAATGGATTGACTAA
- a CDS encoding glycine betaine ABC transporter substrate-binding protein has protein sequence MKMKKFGVLAGMSLALIAAGCGTNDGNAPANDNNTENNNNNNEGAGADVGEELNYTITGIDAGAGIMGAAEEALDVYGLDEWQVQASSDAAMTQALGDAYDNEEPIIVTGWTPHWKFVAYDLKYLEDPEGVFGEAEDIHTFVREGLEEDMPEAYQVLDNFHWTEEDMGEIMMAIQEGTDDREAARAWVEENEDKVNEWTEGVDPVDGETINLVFVAWDSEIASTNMIAVVLEDLGYEVNMDPLEANFMFQAIAEGEADAMVAAWLPGIHSHLLEDYGDDMVDLGANLEGAATGLVVPEYMDIDSIEDLQ, from the coding sequence ATGAAAATGAAAAAATTTGGCGTATTAGCCGGAATGTCATTAGCATTAATTGCCGCAGGGTGTGGAACAAATGATGGTAATGCACCTGCAAATGACAACAACACAGAAAATAACAACAATAATAACGAAGGTGCTGGCGCTGACGTAGGCGAAGAACTTAACTACACAATCACAGGTATCGATGCAGGAGCTGGTATTATGGGAGCTGCTGAAGAAGCCCTTGATGTATACGGACTTGACGAGTGGCAAGTACAAGCAAGTTCTGATGCGGCTATGACACAAGCACTTGGTGATGCTTACGACAATGAAGAGCCTATTATTGTGACTGGGTGGACACCTCACTGGAAATTTGTTGCTTATGACTTAAAATACCTTGAGGATCCAGAAGGCGTTTTCGGTGAAGCAGAAGATATTCACACTTTCGTTCGTGAAGGTCTTGAAGAAGATATGCCTGAAGCATATCAAGTGTTAGATAATTTCCACTGGACTGAAGAAGACATGGGTGAAATTATGATGGCCATCCAAGAAGGTACGGATGATCGTGAAGCTGCCCGTGCATGGGTTGAGGAGAATGAAGATAAAGTTAATGAGTGGACTGAAGGGGTCGATCCAGTTGACGGTGAAACCATCAACCTTGTGTTCGTAGCATGGGACTCTGAAATTGCGTCTACTAACATGATCGCTGTTGTCCTTGAAGACCTTGGCTATGAAGTCAACATGGACCCACTTGAAGCAAACTTTATGTTCCAAGCCATTGCAGAAGGGGAAGCTGACGCAATGGTAGCGGCATGGTTACCTGGTATACATTCACACCTTTTAGAAGATTACGGTGATGACATGGTTGATCTTGGTGCAAACCTTGAAGGGGCGGCTACTGGCCTCGTTGTTCCTGAGTATATGGACATCGATTCAATCGAAGATCTTCAATAA
- a CDS encoding proline/glycine betaine ABC transporter permease — protein sequence MIADLWRNFIQWIANITEPVYDFFDGLLAFLPAIGFGDWVASFVDWLRNDAPLSEPFFDGLRSFIAFIADDIFLSVFQLIPPIIFILALTFLAYRLMPRSYGLPILVFFGLLLIQSIGYWNDMLITLSLVLTATLISIIIGIPLGIWMARNNTVRAIVTPVLDFMQTMPAFVYLIPAVAFFSIGIVSGVVASVIFAMPPTVRLTNLGIRQVPTELIEASDSFGSTPKQKLYKVQLPMAKTTIMAGVNQTIMLALSMVVIAAMIGTDGIGRQVYYAVGRNDISMGFEAGICLVILAIILDRLTQAFNKPKKA from the coding sequence ATGATAGCTGACTTATGGCGTAATTTTATTCAATGGATCGCTAACATAACAGAACCTGTTTATGATTTCTTTGATGGCCTTTTAGCTTTTTTACCCGCAATTGGGTTTGGCGATTGGGTGGCCTCTTTTGTTGATTGGCTTCGAAATGATGCTCCTCTTTCTGAGCCATTTTTCGACGGCTTACGAAGCTTTATTGCGTTTATCGCAGACGATATTTTCTTAAGTGTCTTTCAGCTAATTCCGCCAATTATCTTTATTTTAGCCTTAACCTTTTTAGCCTATCGGTTAATGCCCCGTTCGTACGGTTTACCGATACTTGTCTTTTTCGGATTGCTCTTAATCCAAAGTATTGGCTATTGGAATGACATGCTTATTACGCTGTCTCTCGTATTAACAGCAACCCTAATTTCGATTATCATTGGCATTCCTCTTGGCATATGGATGGCCCGCAACAATACAGTGCGCGCTATTGTTACACCCGTTTTAGACTTTATGCAAACCATGCCGGCTTTCGTATATCTTATTCCAGCCGTGGCATTTTTCTCAATTGGGATCGTATCAGGTGTTGTGGCATCAGTGATTTTTGCCATGCCACCTACAGTAAGGCTGACAAACCTTGGTATTCGCCAAGTGCCGACAGAATTGATTGAAGCCTCCGATTCTTTCGGATCAACGCCGAAGCAAAAATTGTACAAAGTGCAATTACCAATGGCCAAAACGACGATTATGGCAGGTGTAAACCAAACGATCATGCTTGCTTTATCAATGGTTGTTATTGCGGCCATGATCGGGACAGATGGTATTGGACGTCAAGTGTATTATGCCGTTGGGCGAAATGATATTTCTATGGGGTTTGAAGCAGGTATCTGCCTTGTGATCCTTGCGATCATTCTCGATCGTTTAACACAAGCTTTTAATAAACCAAAAAAAGCTTAA
- a CDS encoding glycine betaine/L-proline ABC transporter ATP-binding protein has product MAKIKVEGLTKIFGKRPKQGLKLLKDGKSKNDILKETGLTVGVNQASFEVQEAEVFVIMGLSGSGKSTLVRLLNRLIEPTAGQVWIDGEDLAQMNEKQLRDVRRKKLSMVFQKFGLFPFRTILSNVEYGLEVQGIAEDVRRQKAMESLELVGLKGYENQYPDQLSGGMQQRVGLARALANDPSVLLMDEAFSALDPLIRKDMQDELLDLQEKMQKTIIFITHDLDEALRIGDRITIMKDGTIVQIGTPEEILTNPADDYVERFVEDVDRSKIFTAESIMVRPEMVNVEKDGPRVALQRMKDASISSIYVVKRNRELLGIVHADQVSKAVKENAKDLTPLIQSDIPTVKPDTPMHDLFDVVSTSPIPMAVVGEDKRLQGIIIRSTILSALSGNEVNGHDS; this is encoded by the coding sequence GTGGCAAAAATTAAAGTAGAGGGACTGACTAAGATATTCGGTAAACGCCCGAAGCAAGGTCTTAAGCTCTTGAAAGATGGAAAATCAAAAAATGACATATTGAAAGAAACAGGCTTAACCGTCGGGGTTAATCAAGCTTCCTTCGAAGTACAAGAAGCGGAAGTTTTTGTAATCATGGGGCTGTCAGGTAGTGGAAAATCCACTCTCGTCCGTCTCCTTAACCGACTCATTGAACCAACAGCTGGACAAGTTTGGATCGATGGTGAAGACTTAGCTCAAATGAACGAAAAGCAACTTCGTGATGTCCGCAGGAAGAAGCTAAGTATGGTCTTTCAGAAGTTCGGTTTATTCCCTTTTAGAACCATCCTTTCTAACGTGGAATACGGCTTGGAAGTTCAAGGCATTGCCGAAGATGTTCGCCGACAAAAAGCGATGGAATCGTTAGAGTTAGTCGGATTAAAAGGATATGAGAACCAATATCCAGATCAATTATCAGGCGGTATGCAACAACGTGTTGGGTTAGCTCGGGCATTGGCTAACGATCCGAGTGTCCTATTGATGGATGAGGCTTTCTCAGCTTTAGACCCGTTAATTAGAAAAGACATGCAGGATGAACTGCTTGATTTGCAAGAAAAAATGCAGAAAACGATCATTTTCATTACCCATGATCTAGATGAAGCTTTACGGATCGGTGATCGCATTACGATCATGAAAGATGGTACCATCGTCCAAATCGGTACTCCAGAAGAAATTCTCACAAATCCAGCTGACGATTATGTGGAACGATTCGTTGAAGATGTGGATCGCTCGAAAATTTTCACAGCTGAAAGCATTATGGTTCGCCCAGAAATGGTGAATGTTGAAAAAGATGGTCCACGTGTTGCGTTACAGCGTATGAAGGATGCTAGTATCTCTAGTATTTACGTAGTTAAACGTAATCGAGAGTTACTTGGCATTGTTCATGCTGACCAAGTATCTAAAGCGGTGAAGGAAAATGCGAAAGACCTGACACCCCTTATTCAATCAGATATTCCAACTGTGAAACCAGATACACCAATGCATGACTTATTTGATGTTGTCTCTACATCACCGATTCCTATGGCTGTTGTTGGTGAAGACAAACGATTACAAGGTATTATTATCCGCAGTACAATTCTTTCTGCTCTTTCTGGAAATGAGGTGAATGGGCATGATAGCTGA
- a CDS encoding GbsR/MarR family transcriptional regulator produces MHRNTDLELDYAQLEHARNRFISEVAKNIHLYNITPSVGRLYGTVFFADKPMTLDDMSDALGMSKTSMSTGIRALSEANMVEQVWERGVRKDLYKTEDDWYKSFSNVFITRWRNATEMNMSAIKETKYMLTELCEQTYHDEIKEKIQQDLKKLGKAEAYYDWLNDVIALFETGDIFTIIPKREATDTQ; encoded by the coding sequence ATGCACCGAAATACTGATTTAGAGCTAGATTACGCCCAATTAGAGCATGCAAGAAACCGCTTTATTTCAGAAGTAGCTAAAAATATTCATTTGTACAACATTACACCGTCCGTTGGTAGGCTATACGGAACAGTGTTTTTTGCTGATAAACCGATGACGTTGGATGACATGAGTGACGCATTAGGAATGAGTAAAACAAGCATGAGTACAGGAATTAGGGCTTTGTCAGAAGCGAATATGGTCGAGCAAGTTTGGGAACGAGGGGTTAGAAAGGATCTTTATAAAACCGAAGATGATTGGTACAAATCGTTTTCTAACGTCTTTATTACCCGTTGGCGAAATGCCACTGAAATGAACATGTCAGCGATTAAAGAGACGAAATACATGTTGACAGAACTATGTGAACAGACCTATCATGATGAAATTAAAGAAAAAATTCAGCAGGATTTAAAAAAGCTTGGGAAAGCAGAAGCTTATTATGACTGGCTGAATGATGTCATTGCCCTTTTTGAGACTGGGGATATTTTCACTATTATTCCTAAAAGGGAAGCGACAGATACGCAATAA